One Vallitalea pronyensis genomic region harbors:
- the trpD gene encoding anthranilate phosphoribosyltransferase, with protein sequence MLEKYIHQIRHGVNLSRSDMTAAMEQMMEGQASDIQVASFLTAMSMKGETVEEIAAGAQVLRDKAIHIELNGLHAIDTCGTGGDGGGTYNISTAVAFVAAAAGVPVVKHGNRSVSSKCGSADVLEALGANIQVTPDQAEAMVKDIGICFVFAPAYHGAMRHVGKVRKALGFRTMFNMLGPLVNPAQVSGQVIGVFDEQLTEKMALVLRELGTKRALVVHGKDGLDELSITSDSIVSELDGHEINTYCVNPEQYGLHRAKMEDIQGGDANMNASIIKELFSGAKGSKRDILALNAGAALYISRHAKTIEEGIQQAEYILDNQLALHKLHAFIEYTQQFKKTV encoded by the coding sequence ATGTTAGAGAAGTATATCCATCAAATAAGGCACGGGGTTAACCTGTCACGAAGTGATATGACAGCTGCTATGGAACAGATGATGGAAGGTCAGGCAAGTGATATACAGGTGGCTAGTTTTTTGACAGCCATGTCCATGAAGGGAGAAACCGTAGAGGAAATCGCAGCAGGAGCTCAGGTATTAAGGGATAAAGCCATTCATATTGAACTTAATGGCTTACATGCCATTGATACCTGTGGGACTGGTGGCGATGGGGGTGGTACCTATAATATTTCAACAGCAGTAGCATTTGTTGCAGCAGCTGCAGGTGTACCTGTTGTGAAACATGGTAATCGGTCCGTATCCAGTAAATGTGGTAGTGCGGATGTACTAGAAGCCCTTGGTGCCAACATTCAAGTGACACCTGATCAAGCAGAAGCCATGGTTAAGGATATTGGTATATGTTTTGTCTTTGCACCAGCATATCATGGTGCCATGCGTCACGTAGGTAAAGTGCGTAAGGCGTTGGGATTTCGGACAATGTTCAACATGCTGGGACCTTTGGTGAATCCTGCACAAGTCAGCGGACAGGTAATTGGTGTATTTGATGAGCAACTCACTGAAAAGATGGCCCTTGTACTAAGAGAGTTGGGGACAAAAAGAGCATTAGTGGTTCATGGGAAAGATGGACTGGATGAACTAAGTATTACCTCAGACAGCATTGTATCGGAGTTAGATGGGCATGAGATTAATACCTACTGTGTGAACCCAGAGCAATATGGTTTACATAGGGCTAAGATGGAAGATATTCAAGGTGGAGATGCCAACATGAATGCCTCAATCATTAAGGAGCTATTCAGTGGTGCGAAAGGTAGTAAACGTGATATATTAGCCCTTAACGCAGGTGCTGCTCTTTATATTAGCAGACATGCAAAAACCATAGAAGAAGGCATTCAACAGGCAGAATATATATTGGATAATCAATTAGCCCTTCATAAGTTACATGCATTTATTGAGTACACCCAACAATTTAAGAAGACTGTGTGA
- the trpB gene encoding tryptophan synthase subunit beta yields the protein MNRKFGEYGGQYVPETLMNPLIELEAMYKKYRHDAEFLKEFNYYLKEYVGRQSPLYYAQSLTAYLGGAKVYLKREDLNHTGAHKINNVIGQLLLAKRMGKKKIIAETGAGQHGVATATGAALFGMACTVFMGEEDIRRQALNVFKMRLLGADVQPVTSGTKTLKDATNEAIREWVKHVDDTFYVIGSVVGPHPYPTMVRDFQRVIGDETKQQILEKENRLPDMVIACIGGGSNSAGMFYPFIDDTEVALVGVEAAGEGIATGKHAAVLSEGAKGKIGVLHGMKTYLLADDDGNIKPAHSVSAGLDYPGTGPEHAYLHSLGRATYEAISDKEALDAFQLLSKKEGIIPALESAHAIGYALKIIPQLSKDKIVVINVSGRGDKDVQTVLDIIG from the coding sequence ATGAATCGAAAATTTGGAGAATATGGAGGACAATATGTCCCAGAGACATTAATGAATCCTTTAATTGAACTGGAAGCAATGTATAAAAAATATAGGCATGATGCAGAATTTCTTAAGGAATTCAATTATTATTTAAAAGAATACGTAGGCAGACAGTCACCTTTATATTACGCTCAGTCCCTTACGGCATATTTAGGTGGTGCTAAAGTATACCTTAAACGAGAAGACCTTAATCATACGGGAGCCCATAAAATTAATAACGTTATTGGTCAACTGTTACTGGCTAAACGTATGGGTAAAAAGAAAATTATTGCAGAGACAGGCGCTGGACAACACGGTGTGGCAACAGCTACTGGTGCCGCTCTTTTTGGTATGGCATGTACAGTTTTTATGGGTGAAGAGGATATTCGCAGACAAGCCTTGAACGTATTCAAAATGCGGTTATTGGGAGCTGACGTACAACCTGTCACATCAGGTACAAAAACGTTGAAAGATGCAACCAATGAAGCTATTCGGGAGTGGGTAAAACATGTAGATGATACGTTTTATGTTATTGGTTCAGTTGTAGGTCCTCATCCTTACCCAACCATGGTTCGGGATTTTCAAAGGGTTATTGGTGATGAGACAAAACAGCAAATTCTGGAAAAAGAAAACAGGCTGCCTGATATGGTCATTGCATGTATTGGCGGTGGCAGCAATTCGGCAGGTATGTTTTATCCCTTTATTGATGATACAGAGGTAGCATTGGTAGGTGTTGAAGCAGCTGGTGAAGGTATTGCTACAGGCAAACATGCAGCTGTATTATCCGAAGGGGCAAAAGGCAAAATAGGTGTCCTTCACGGTATGAAGACTTATTTACTTGCTGATGATGATGGCAATATCAAACCAGCCCATTCTGTATCGGCAGGTCTTGATTATCCTGGTACAGGTCCAGAACATGCTTATCTACACTCTTTAGGAAGAGCAACCTATGAAGCCATATCCGATAAAGAAGCCCTAGATGCATTTCAATTATTATCCAAAAAGGAAGGCATAATACCAGCTTTAGAAAGTGCTCATGCTATAGGGTATGCCCTTAAAATAATCCCTCAGCTTAGCAAAGATAAAATTGTGGTTATCAATGTATCGGGTAGAGGTGATAAAGATGTTCAGACGGTATTAGATATTATTGGTTAA
- a CDS encoding phosphoribosylanthranilate isomerase, with amino-acid sequence MHMRPKIKICGIKTKEEVMMLNNYPIDYIGFIFAKSKRQVTLNQAMMLRKLVRSDIKVVGVFVDEAPQKIDQIADSCRLDIVQLHGHEDDVYCSQMKVPKWKSIGVKDASSLQQIGAYQHIDGILLDTYQKGVSGGTGKTFRWDLVKDLAKQHFVILAGGLNPDNITSAIKAVKPHVLDVNSGVETNLIKDEQKIRALFHAIDAYDMGKEERS; translated from the coding sequence ATGCATATGAGACCTAAGATTAAAATATGCGGTATTAAAACAAAAGAAGAGGTCATGATGCTTAACAACTATCCAATTGACTACATAGGCTTTATTTTTGCTAAGAGCAAACGCCAAGTGACTCTTAATCAGGCTATGATGCTAAGGAAGCTGGTAAGATCAGACATCAAAGTTGTAGGTGTTTTTGTGGATGAAGCTCCTCAGAAAATTGATCAAATAGCAGATTCATGCAGATTAGATATTGTACAGTTGCATGGTCATGAAGATGATGTTTATTGTAGCCAAATGAAGGTTCCTAAGTGGAAAAGTATCGGTGTAAAAGATGCATCAAGCCTTCAGCAAATAGGGGCATATCAACATATTGACGGTATCTTATTGGATACCTATCAAAAAGGTGTTAGTGGTGGTACAGGTAAGACGTTTAGATGGGATTTGGTAAAGGATTTGGCTAAACAACATTTTGTTATACTGGCAGGAGGGCTTAATCCAGATAATATTACATCGGCCATAAAAGCAGTAAAACCTCATGTGCTGGATGTTAATTCAGGTGTTGAGACAAACTTGATCAAGGATGAGCAAAAAATAAGAGCCTTATTTCATGCAATTGATGCTTATGATATGGGCAAGGAGGAAAGATCATGA
- the trpA gene encoding tryptophan synthase subunit alpha → MRIKDTFEALKVKEKKAFIGYLTAGDPDLNKTESFVYALEKGGADIIELGIPFSDPLADGPTIQEAGQRALQAGVTVDKILNTTRRIRSNTNVPLVYMVYYNTILIYGLEKFVKCCDEVGIDGIIVPDLPYEERDVLLDLLERYGIDFIPLIAPTSKDRIKKVIEGCSGFVYCVSSLGVTGGRSNFYGDIIPYLRSVKELSDIPVAVGFGISKREDVEQLENEVDGVIVGSAIIRKIQETDGDTVALESYIKELSEGA, encoded by the coding sequence ATGCGTATTAAAGATACATTTGAGGCATTGAAAGTGAAGGAGAAAAAAGCTTTTATCGGTTATTTAACAGCTGGTGACCCGGATTTAAATAAGACAGAGTCCTTTGTCTATGCACTGGAAAAAGGTGGTGCAGACATTATAGAATTAGGTATACCTTTTTCGGACCCTTTAGCAGATGGACCTACGATACAGGAAGCAGGTCAACGGGCACTTCAAGCAGGTGTGACAGTGGATAAGATATTGAATACCACAAGGCGTATAAGGAGCAATACGAATGTACCGCTTGTGTACATGGTTTATTATAATACGATTCTTATCTATGGTTTAGAGAAGTTTGTTAAATGTTGTGATGAAGTGGGGATAGACGGTATTATTGTACCTGATTTGCCTTATGAGGAAAGAGATGTGTTATTGGATTTGCTAGAAAGGTATGGGATAGATTTTATACCTTTAATTGCACCCACGTCAAAAGATAGAATAAAAAAGGTGATAGAAGGATGTAGTGGGTTTGTTTATTGTGTGTCTTCATTAGGTGTAACAGGAGGTCGATCTAATTTCTATGGGGATATTATACCTTATCTTAGGAGTGTAAAGGAGCTTTCGGATATACCAGTGGCTGTGGGGTTTGGTATATCAAAGAGAGAAGATGTTGAGCAATTAGAAAATGAGGTAGATGGTGTCATTGTTGGTTCTGCGATTATAAGGAAGATACAAGAGACGGATGGGGATACGGTTGCTTTGGAAAGTTATATTAAGGAACTTAGTGAAGGGGCGTAA
- the trpC gene encoding indole-3-glycerol phosphate synthase TrpC has protein sequence MEKKLYLEAIIRQKEKRLKEKYTENSLQDFLKKITSVPKPPSFYDAMAKEGLSIIGEIKKASPSKGLIREAFNPMALADSYKDVVDALSVLTEEDYFQGHDAYLRDVSQRVTIPTLCKDFIVDDLQIYQAKCLGASCVLLIVAILEDKQLKDFIQLSKNLGLDVLVEVHNQDEIKRAVDARANIIGVNNRDLTRFTVDVQTTCRLRSYIPDHCLVISESGIRGAEEIERLRGCPIHGILVGESFMRCKDIGAKAKELRDAYET, from the coding sequence TTGGAAAAGAAATTGTATTTAGAGGCGATTATTCGACAAAAAGAAAAGCGCCTAAAAGAAAAATATACAGAAAACAGTTTACAAGATTTTCTTAAAAAAATAACATCCGTGCCGAAGCCCCCATCATTTTATGATGCTATGGCAAAAGAAGGTTTATCCATTATTGGTGAAATAAAGAAAGCGTCACCTTCTAAAGGCTTAATTCGAGAAGCATTTAACCCTATGGCGTTGGCTGATAGCTATAAAGATGTGGTTGATGCACTTTCTGTATTGACAGAAGAAGACTATTTTCAAGGACATGATGCGTATCTAAGGGATGTGAGTCAGCGGGTAACTATACCAACCTTATGTAAAGATTTTATCGTGGATGATTTGCAGATTTATCAAGCCAAATGTTTAGGTGCAAGCTGTGTTTTACTCATTGTTGCTATTCTAGAGGATAAGCAGTTGAAAGATTTCATTCAATTATCAAAAAATTTAGGGTTGGATGTCTTAGTGGAAGTCCATAACCAGGACGAAATCAAAAGGGCTGTAGATGCCAGAGCCAATATTATTGGTGTGAACAATAGGGATTTAACCAGATTTACAGTGGATGTTCAGACAACATGTCGTCTTCGATCTTATATACCCGATCATTGCTTGGTAATCAGTGAAAGCGGTATAAGAGGGGCCGAGGAGATAGAAAGATTGCGGGGGTGCCCTATCCATGGGATTCTTGTAGGGGAGAGTTTCATGCGTTGCAAAGATATAGGTGCAAAAGCAAAGGAGTTAAGAGATGCATATGAGACCTAA
- a CDS encoding anthranilate synthase component II, with product MIVLIDNYDSFTYNLYQYLGEFEEDIRVYRNDKISVQEVMNMKPDHIVISPGPGRPDDAGICMSLIQVAAGKIPILGVCLGHQCIGQVFGGKVVHAKTIFHGKSSIIHHSGEGIFYGLDNPLKIARYHSLAVDFKSLPSCFEIMARTDDGEVMAIKHQDFQIVGLQFHPESVLTESGKKMIENFIGAKQNQLLIS from the coding sequence ATGATTGTATTAATCGATAATTATGATTCATTTACGTATAATTTATATCAATATTTAGGCGAGTTTGAAGAGGATATTCGTGTTTACCGCAACGATAAAATATCGGTACAAGAGGTGATGAACATGAAGCCAGATCATATTGTCATATCGCCAGGGCCAGGAAGACCTGATGATGCGGGCATATGCATGTCATTAATCCAAGTAGCAGCAGGCAAGATTCCCATATTGGGTGTGTGTCTCGGTCATCAATGTATTGGTCAGGTATTTGGTGGTAAAGTCGTCCATGCAAAGACTATTTTTCATGGTAAGAGCAGCATCATTCATCATAGTGGAGAGGGTATTTTTTATGGTTTGGATAACCCTTTGAAAATAGCCAGATACCATTCTTTAGCCGTTGATTTTAAGTCTTTACCAAGTTGTTTTGAGATTATGGCAAGGACTGACGATGGGGAAGTCATGGCTATAAAACATCAGGATTTTCAAATAGTGGGCTTACAGTTTCACCCTGAATCTGTTTTAACAGAGTCAGGTAAGAAAATGATTGAAAACTTTATCGGTGCTAAACAAAATCAATTATTAATCAGTTAA
- the trpE gene encoding anthranilate synthase component I, with product MKKITLKPYMDIISGDIDTPVTLYEKYVGEKIGFLLESNEQPKGRYSFIGTNPYMIIEGHADGKITVTKEDGQMLTKEGNPLEVVKDYLQAYEVMNETAIPFVGGAVGSVGYDMIRQYEDLDHINEDTIGVPDIHLLFVKEIIAYDHETHRIHLIVLEEEGSEGEKLAREKLQHMQLLLHQEYRHKALEQKKEDIFFRSHMKRSTFEEAVKKAKNYIYEGDIFQVVLSRRWSGKFKEKPFNIYRKLRQVNPSPYMFYFNFETYQIAGSSPEMLVEHRQGTIRNCPIAGTIRRGATEEEDSKLAAQLLADEKEQAEHTMLVDLGRNDMGKVSKIGSVHIKSFMEVYKYSHVMHLVTLLEGQKRQDMDIFQTLMSFLPAGTLSGAPKIRAMEIIDELEDEKRGIYGGAIGYFGFDEDMDMCIAIRTMVMKDNTIYLQAGAGIVADSDERKEYEETENKVKGLMVAIKGC from the coding sequence ATGAAAAAGATAACATTAAAACCCTACATGGATATTATATCTGGCGATATTGACACACCCGTTACTTTATATGAAAAATATGTAGGTGAAAAGATTGGGTTTTTATTAGAGAGCAACGAACAACCCAAAGGCAGATATTCTTTTATAGGGACTAATCCTTATATGATCATTGAAGGGCATGCTGACGGAAAAATTACCGTGACCAAAGAAGATGGACAAATGTTGACCAAGGAGGGCAATCCTTTGGAGGTGGTCAAGGACTATCTTCAGGCCTATGAAGTGATGAATGAAACGGCTATACCTTTTGTTGGAGGAGCTGTTGGTTCTGTTGGGTATGATATGATACGGCAATATGAAGATCTGGATCATATAAATGAAGATACCATTGGTGTGCCCGATATCCATCTTCTATTTGTGAAGGAAATCATTGCTTATGATCATGAAACACATCGCATTCATCTGATTGTACTGGAAGAAGAAGGAAGTGAAGGTGAAAAACTTGCAAGGGAAAAACTCCAGCATATGCAGCTTTTACTTCATCAGGAATATAGACATAAGGCCTTAGAGCAGAAAAAAGAAGATATTTTTTTTCGAAGTCATATGAAAAGGTCCACTTTTGAAGAAGCTGTTAAAAAAGCCAAAAACTATATCTATGAAGGTGATATTTTTCAGGTGGTTTTATCCAGACGATGGAGTGGTAAGTTTAAAGAAAAGCCTTTTAATATTTATCGGAAGTTGAGACAGGTGAATCCATCTCCCTACATGTTTTATTTCAACTTTGAAACGTATCAGATAGCAGGAAGCTCTCCTGAGATGCTGGTGGAACACCGACAAGGTACGATTCGTAACTGTCCAATAGCTGGTACCATTAGACGGGGCGCTACAGAAGAAGAGGACAGCAAATTGGCGGCACAGTTATTAGCAGATGAGAAAGAGCAGGCAGAACATACCATGTTGGTGGATTTAGGCAGAAATGATATGGGAAAGGTCTCCAAGATAGGATCTGTTCATATAAAGTCTTTTATGGAGGTTTATAAGTATTCCCATGTGATGCATCTTGTGACATTATTGGAAGGTCAGAAAAGACAGGATATGGATATTTTCCAAACTTTAATGAGCTTTTTACCAGCAGGTACCTTATCAGGAGCTCCTAAAATTAGAGCCATGGAGATTATTGATGAATTGGAAGATGAGAAGCGAGGCATCTATGGAGGGGCTATTGGCTATTTTGGTTTTGATGAAGATATGGATATGTGTATTGCCATAAGAACCATGGTGATGAAAGATAACACCATTTATTTACAAGCTGGAGCTGGTATTGTAGCCGATTCAGATGAAAGAAAAGAATATGAAGAAACAGAAAATAAAGTTAAGGGGCTTATGGTAGCTATTAAAGGGTGCTAG